One genomic segment of SAR202 cluster bacterium includes these proteins:
- a CDS encoding mechanosensitive ion channel family protein — protein MNIDLLTKISITEAITALVILFLGFIIALITYFVFRRIRNNLKENNQHQLASVISDFDTIVILTIVFVFIYLGLLSINELRDGISQFNQVFTILLVLLVSYSLIKAKNHLLEWYSEKINYDNSPQTKVVKTLIPTAHWLFTLIIVSLAILINLDIIGISIAPLIAGLGIGGLAVALALQGTLSNFFAGVNVLTDGSIRVGDYVELSEGFSGIVTGIGWRTTRIRTLGNNTVILPNNRLADTIATNYSFPYDEMSVYLRIGVGYFEDLAYVENVVVEVAKEVLLNTEGAVSNYNPTVWYEEFGDDNINFWAVLRAKGYFESWAVKHEFIKAISERFKKENIEISFHNTNIFMRDKS, from the coding sequence ATGAATATTGATTTACTGACGAAAATTTCTATAACAGAAGCTATTACTGCTTTGGTAATACTTTTTCTGGGTTTCATAATTGCACTCATAACATATTTTGTATTTAGAAGGATACGAAATAACTTAAAAGAAAATAACCAACATCAACTTGCTTCAGTAATATCCGATTTTGACACAATAGTCATACTAACTATTGTATTTGTCTTTATTTATTTAGGATTGCTTTCAATTAATGAATTGCGTGACGGCATTTCACAATTCAACCAAGTATTTACGATTCTTCTCGTCCTCCTTGTTTCCTATTCACTTATTAAAGCGAAAAACCATTTATTAGAATGGTATTCAGAGAAAATTAATTATGACAACTCTCCACAGACTAAAGTTGTTAAAACTTTAATTCCTACTGCTCATTGGCTATTTACTTTAATAATAGTTTCGTTAGCAATTCTTATAAATCTAGACATAATAGGAATTTCTATAGCACCTCTTATTGCAGGTTTGGGTATAGGAGGTTTAGCAGTAGCATTAGCTTTACAAGGAACTCTTAGTAATTTTTTTGCAGGAGTTAATGTTTTGACTGATGGGAGTATACGAGTTGGTGATTATGTGGAACTCTCAGAGGGTTTTTCAGGAATTGTTACCGGCATAGGTTGGAGAACTACTCGAATTAGAACACTGGGCAACAATACAGTAATTTTGCCTAACAATCGGTTAGCAGATACTATCGCTACAAACTATAGTTTTCCATATGATGAGATGTCTGTCTATTTAAGAATAGGTGTTGGCTATTTTGAAGATTTAGCATATGTAGAAAACGTTGTTGTAGAGGTTGCCAAAGAAGTTTTGTTAAATACTGAAGGGGCAGTTTCTAATTATAATCCCACAGTTTGGTATGAAGAATTCGGTGATGATAATATAAATTTCTGGGCAGTTTTGCGAGCAAAAGGATATTTCGAATCATGGGCTGTAAAACATGAATTTATCAAAGCAATATCCGAAAGATTTAAAAAAGAAAACATCGAGATATCTTTCCATAACACTAATATTTTTATGAGAGACAAATCATAA
- a CDS encoding DoxX family membrane protein has protein sequence MNYVTSSNFLWLIKNTITLVYGGWFIYIGIQHFVDPEWFEPIVPVFLGYPKFWVLFSGLIEILLGAFLIIPFTRKISGVCLVIFLIVIYIANINMWIFDIPIDGNKLTTQGHIIRGFAQILLITIALYIVEFNPINYLRLKLRIRQILR, from the coding sequence TTGAATTATGTTACTTCCTCAAATTTTTTATGGTTAATTAAAAATACTATTACATTAGTTTATGGTGGTTGGTTTATATACATAGGTATACAACATTTTGTAGACCCTGAATGGTTTGAGCCTATTGTGCCAGTTTTCCTAGGATACCCAAAATTCTGGGTTTTATTCAGTGGATTAATTGAGATCCTATTAGGGGCGTTTTTAATAATTCCTTTCACACGAAAAATTTCAGGAGTTTGTTTAGTAATATTTTTAATAGTTATATATATCGCTAATATTAATATGTGGATATTTGATATACCTATTGACGGGAATAAACTTACGACACAGGGACACATAATACGTGGGTTTGCACAAATTTTGTTAATTACTATTGCTTTATATATAGTTGAATTTAATCCAATAAATTATTTACGTTTAAAACTTAGAATAAGACAAATTCTTAGATAA
- a CDS encoding ABC transporter substrate-binding protein, producing the protein MGGFVMTNKFTKLMTLGCMVLLVSGLSISCGGDDDSSSTASTSTASTSTSTASTSTASTATTTEASTATNVVTGIAAYSEGQKGEVAKATPVTVDKSLFTSIKRGGILNQAHRRSPRYFRQDLSTASDETAASMPIFNGLLWTAPPTHTQVTGDIAKDWTIMNAGKTYIFDLHENIVNHNGNKFDSEDVKFTLEWLGAESDNRPPHSSVSTGGESIFKDIRTNGPNQVIIDLVEADSVFFPQLGQRYMNMQTQADFDEEGSKDAPVGTGPYAMTSHVPGEKIEYRKHSDYFKAGLPYLDGIDTFIIRDPTPRFAAFEAKRLDIILMGSSHGLYSDIATAMEKRHQGEVTWYEGLHTVGRGVHFNHRKEGPWSDKRVRQAVNLAIDRDAICQAIPACFPGYQLPSATYGITDRAALNDKPGWAPAGPGKDAEIAAAKKLMAEAGYPDGFEVDALCRDSVDYAERLCPVAEFLLRETLNIRATLDVKETGAWNEAQQQTGEWMMEFGSANSANVDHPYNWLEYWGFCGEGLFENIRGWCNEDYDQLLRDMRKATETAELKDLATQAIAILDEEVPSAHLFWPSRFSIRWNYVMNPADEKNAGQYSAARRFENQWLNK; encoded by the coding sequence ATGGGAGGTTTTGTTATGACAAACAAGTTTACCAAACTTATGACCCTTGGTTGTATGGTTCTCTTGGTATCAGGCTTGTCAATCTCTTGTGGTGGAGATGATGATTCATCTTCAACTGCAAGTACATCGACAGCAAGTACCAGTACGAGTACTGCAAGCACTAGTACTGCAAGTACCGCAACAACTACTGAGGCATCGACAGCAACTAACGTTGTTACAGGTATCGCTGCTTACAGCGAAGGTCAAAAAGGTGAAGTAGCAAAAGCAACACCAGTAACTGTGGATAAAAGTTTATTTACATCAATCAAACGTGGTGGAATTTTGAACCAAGCTCACAGAAGAAGCCCTCGATACTTTAGACAGGACCTTTCTACTGCTAGTGATGAAACTGCAGCTTCTATGCCTATATTTAACGGATTATTATGGACTGCACCACCAACTCATACCCAGGTTACAGGCGACATCGCTAAAGACTGGACTATTATGAATGCTGGTAAGACATATATCTTCGATCTTCATGAAAATATTGTTAACCACAATGGTAACAAATTTGATTCTGAGGACGTTAAATTTACACTTGAATGGCTTGGTGCTGAATCAGATAACCGACCTCCACACTCAAGCGTATCAACAGGTGGGGAATCTATTTTTAAAGATATAAGAACAAACGGTCCAAATCAGGTAATTATTGATTTGGTAGAAGCAGATTCTGTTTTCTTCCCACAATTAGGTCAACGTTACATGAATATGCAGACTCAGGCTGACTTCGATGAAGAAGGCTCTAAAGATGCACCAGTTGGAACTGGTCCTTATGCTATGACTAGCCATGTACCTGGTGAAAAGATTGAATATAGGAAACACAGTGACTACTTTAAAGCTGGTCTTCCATATCTTGACGGAATAGATACATTCATTATTCGTGACCCAACCCCTCGATTTGCTGCATTCGAAGCAAAACGACTTGATATTATCTTGATGGGTAGTAGTCATGGTTTGTATTCAGATATTGCGACTGCTATGGAAAAACGACATCAAGGTGAAGTTACTTGGTATGAAGGTCTTCATACTGTAGGTAGAGGTGTCCACTTCAACCACAGAAAAGAAGGTCCTTGGTCAGATAAGAGAGTTAGACAAGCTGTTAACTTAGCTATTGATAGAGATGCAATCTGTCAGGCAATCCCAGCTTGTTTCCCTGGCTATCAATTACCATCAGCAACCTATGGTATTACAGACCGAGCTGCATTGAACGACAAACCTGGTTGGGCTCCTGCAGGTCCTGGTAAGGATGCAGAAATTGCAGCAGCTAAGAAACTTATGGCTGAAGCTGGATATCCAGATGGATTTGAAGTTGACGCTTTGTGTAGAGACTCAGTTGACTATGCAGAGAGACTTTGTCCAGTTGCTGAATTCTTATTACGAGAAACCTTAAATATCCGAGCTACTCTCGATGTTAAAGAAACTGGTGCTTGGAATGAAGCACAACAGCAAACAGGTGAATGGATGATGGAATTTGGTTCTGCTAACTCAGCAAACGTTGACCATCCATACAACTGGTTAGAGTACTGGGGATTCTGTGGAGAGGGATTGTTTGAAAACATCCGTGGTTGGTGTAATGAAGATTATGATCAACTTCTCCGAGACATGAGAAAAGCAACTGAAACAGCTGAACTTAAAGATTTAGCAACTCAGGCTATAGCAATTCTTGATGAAGAAGTTCCTTCAGCTCATTTATTCTGGCCATCCAGATTCTCTATCCGATGGAATTATGTAATGAATCCTGCTGATGAGAAAAATGCTGGTCAGTATTCTGCAGCAAGAAGATTTGAAAATCAGTGGCTCAATAAATAA